One Candidatus Effluviviaceae Genus V sp. genomic region harbors:
- a CDS encoding glycosyltransferase: MTDKPPRLSVLIPAYNEAGTIAEIIQRILSTGLGPEIIVIDDGSTDETADIVRGLTEDGDITLIELERNRGKGAAVRAGIPRATGDVIIIQDGDLEYDPADYHAILAEFDDPDVQVVYGSRRLRRDNPMSSPIFYMGGVSLTLITNMLYGTGITDEPTCYKAFRTELLKNLPLSCEGFEFCPEVTAMVAKRGIRIREVPIRYAPRRKSEGKKIRTKHWFEAVGTLLRERLKGNE, encoded by the coding sequence GTGACTGACAAGCCGCCGCGCCTGAGCGTGCTGATACCCGCTTACAACGAGGCCGGCACGATCGCCGAGATCATCCAGCGTATCCTGTCGACCGGTCTCGGACCCGAGATCATCGTCATCGATGACGGTTCGACAGACGAGACGGCCGACATCGTCCGGGGACTCACGGAAGACGGCGACATCACGCTGATCGAGCTCGAGCGGAACAGAGGCAAGGGTGCGGCGGTCCGCGCGGGCATCCCGCGCGCCACGGGGGATGTCATCATCATCCAGGACGGCGATCTCGAGTACGATCCCGCCGACTACCACGCGATCCTCGCTGAGTTCGACGACCCGGACGTTCAGGTCGTCTACGGCTCACGCAGGCTGAGGCGCGACAACCCGATGTCGTCGCCAATCTTCTACATGGGCGGCGTGTCGCTGACGCTCATCACCAACATGCTCTACGGGACCGGCATCACGGATGAACCGACCTGCTACAAGGCCTTTCGAACCGAACTCCTGAAGAACCTCCCGCTCAGCTGCGAGGGCTTCGAGTTCTGCCCCGAAGTGACGGCGATGGTCGCGAAACGGGGTATCCGGATCCGCGAGGTGCCCATCAGGTACGCGCCCCGCAGGAAGTCCGAGGGAAAGAAGATCCGGACGAAGCACTGGTTCGAGGCCGTCGGGACGCTTCTTCGCGAACGTCTCAAGGGAAACGAGTAG